The genomic window TCCGGTCTAAATGAAAAACATAATCATAAGCCCAGTCTATCCAGTCCTCGTATTGTTGATTATGTTTTTCCTTGAATCGTTTATTTTTGATAATGATATCGAATGCGTACATGATTATTTATCCTTAGAACCAAAGCGTTGAAAGAGATTTTCGAATAAAACTCACTCTACAGATGCAACTCTAATTTACAATCATGGCGACTTATCAAGCAACTTCTGCCAAATTGTTTTAACCTGACTGCTCTCTTCTTTAAATTTTTGACTATCAACTAAAGCCTTTTTTCCCTGAAGCACTTGGTGGTGACCCGCATGGCGATAGCTGCGATAAGCGTTGCTCAATTGTTTAAACTCCTCTTCTGTAAAAAAGAATATTTTAGTGAGCGCTTCGAGCAGGCTCAGGTGATCCGTCCAACGAAGCAGCTCTGGGTGCTTGTGTGCGTTGGCAAGGATGCCGTATTGTACTAAAAACTCAATATCAACAATGCCTCCCACAGCATGTTTAAGGTCAAATTTTCCCTGTTGCTTCGTTGTGAGTGTTTGACGCATCTGCTCTCGCATTTTTTTTATCTCTTGTTTCAGTGTTGTTAATGGCTCTTTTTCTGAAAGTACTTTTTGCCGAATCGCTGTGAATTTGTCGCAAAGCCTACCTTGATTGTTGCCCGCGATAAATCGTGCCCGAATCAATGCCTGATGTTCCCATGTCCAGGCAGACGAGTGTTGATAAGTAGAAAAAGCATCCAGGCTGCTCACCAATAGGCCAGAAGAGCCATTGGGGCGCAGGCGCATATCAACTTCATAGAGCATTCCTGATGAAGTCAGTGTATTGAGCATATGAATAATACTTTGACCCAGTCGAGTGAAAAACTGTGCATGACTGATGGGTTTCACGCCTGTTGTTTGTGAATCGCTGTGAGGGTCGTCATACAAAAAAACGAGATCCAGATCGGAGCCATAACCCAGCTCAATGCCACCTAGTTTGCCGTAACCGATAATAGCAAAATCAATATCGGTGCTTGCATTGTGCTGCTGCGGCATCCCATGTTTTTTGGTCAAACGTTTTAATGCGAGTTGCAAGGCCTGTTGTAAAATATTTTCTGCAATTGCCGTCAAATAATCACTGACATTCATGAGTGGTAGTTTACCCATAATATCTGTTGCGGCCACACGTAAAACATGTGCCTTTTTGAACTGGCGCAGTACGTCCATCTGGCGCTCAAGGTCATCCTCTTTAATTTGCTCAAGTTGAAAGGCCAGTTCAATTTCCATGCGGGTTTTATCGAGCGGCGTATAAAGCACTCTTGGATCAAGCAATTCATCCAGCAATAAGGGGTAGCGTGTTAACTGCTCAGTAATCCAGGGGCAAGCCAGATTTAATTGCACCAGTTGGGAAAGTGCCATCGGGTTCTCAGTGAGGAGCGAAAAATAGGCACTGCGCCGAGTCATGGCTTCGATAAACTGGATGAGCCTCTGTAATGGCTTAATTGATTGGCTTTGAGTCAGTGCTGCGCCAAGTAGCAGTGGCATCAGTCGATCAAGGCGCTCTTTGGCCATCATAGCTAGGCTTGTATAGCGTGATGAATGGTGTAACTGTGTGAGGGTTTGAGCAATTTCAATTGCGGTGTTGCTATCATAGCCAGCCTGCGTGAGCAGTGCGATGGCCTGTTCTGAATGAGCGCTGCTTTGCCATATATCAGAAAATTGCGTGAAATGGTCTGTTTGAGGAGCATCAAACACCTGCTCAAAGTGGCTATGAACTTGATTCAGATGTTGCTCAAGTGCCGTCATAAATGTTTGCCAATTGGAAAACCCCATGGAAAAGGCCAGTCGTTCACGGCTTAATTTGTTTTCAGGCAGCGTATGTGTCTGCTTGTCCTCCATCATTTGCAGACGATTTTCTGTACGGCGTAAAAAAACATAGGCTTCCGTCAGAGTGAGAACAACATGCCTAGGCAGGTAGTTTTTTTGCTCCAGCAGGCGTAAAATTTTTAAGATACTGCGTTCTCGCAGCTCAGGCTCTCTGCCACCACGAATCAGTTGAAAGGCTTGCCCAATAAACTCTACTTCACGAATTCCACCAATGCCCAGCTTGATATTATTCTCTTTTTTTCGGCGCTCAACATCATGATTGATGCTTTGTTTGAGCTTTCGCAATGCTCTGAAGGCGCTAAAATCCAGATAACGACGATAGACAAAGGGGCGCATGATTTTCAGTAATTGTTCACCTGCAGCGGAGTCACCCGAGATGATGCGTGCTTTAACCCAGGCGTAACGTTCCCAGTCTCGGCCGTGAGCTTGATAGTAGGCTTCCATTGCATCAAAGCTCATGGCCAAAGGGCCACTGTCGCCAAATGGACGTAAGCGCACGTCGGTACGAAATACATACCCCTGAGGTGTTAAGGCCGACAGTGCATTGATAAGGCGCTGCCCCAGTTTGGTAAAGTATTCACCATTGCTTAAACTTTTGGATCGGCCTGTTGTTTGACCTTGCGATGGATAGGCAAAAATCAGATCAATGTCAGAGGAAAAATTCAATTCATGAGCGCCGAGCTTACCCATCGCGATGACAACCATTTTCTGTGGAACCCTATTTTCATCAACGGGTGTTCCGTAGATTTTTGATTGCCATTGGTGAAGCCGTGTTAACGATTCATCAACACACGCTTCGGCAAGTTCAGATAGGTCGGAGAGGGTTTCATCAAGCGAGGCTTGTTGTGCGAGGTCACGCCAGGCAATACGCACCATTTCTCTCCGACGAAAATGGCGCAAGACATCAAGCAGTGCAGCCTCCTCAGTCACTTTTGTGAGTTGTTTTGAGAGTACGGTGTGATATCTGTTTTTTTCGTAAATTGTGTTCAGGTCATTGCTGTGTATCAGTTTAAGCAGCATGTTTGGGTGGCGAATACAGCTTTGAGCCACAAACTCACTTCCTGCCCAAACGGTTTGTAATGTTTTCAACAGTAAAGGATCGGAACTCAGCGGTGAGTTTTCAATTGAAGTCGCATTGCAGAAGGACTCCCATTGACTGGAGATGAGGCTTTGTAACTCTTGTGATACTGGCAATGGCATGGTTTTACCTTGAGTCAAGATGTTTTTGCTGTTGTCGATAGATCATAGAACAGCTAATGGAGCAAAAAGAAAGATGGAATTTGATGATTACTTAAAAGCAATGGTAGAGCAAGATGCATCAGATATCTATCTGACCACTGGAGCGCCCGCAAGCGCTAAAATTCAGGGGCAAATGGTGCCGCTGGAGAGTGATAAACTGAAACCAAACCGCGTCAAGGAAATTGCTTATGGCGTAATGAATGGGGATCAAATTGCTGAGTTTGAAGCCAAACCTGAGATGAATATGGCTCTTT from Gammaproteobacteria bacterium includes these protein-coding regions:
- the glnE gene encoding bifunctional [glutamate--ammonia ligase]-adenylyl-L-tyrosine phosphorylase/[glutamate--ammonia-ligase] adenylyltransferase is translated as MPLPVSQELQSLISSQWESFCNATSIENSPLSSDPLLLKTLQTVWAGSEFVAQSCIRHPNMLLKLIHSNDLNTIYEKNRYHTVLSKQLTKVTEEAALLDVLRHFRRREMVRIAWRDLAQQASLDETLSDLSELAEACVDESLTRLHQWQSKIYGTPVDENRVPQKMVVIAMGKLGAHELNFSSDIDLIFAYPSQGQTTGRSKSLSNGEYFTKLGQRLINALSALTPQGYVFRTDVRLRPFGDSGPLAMSFDAMEAYYQAHGRDWERYAWVKARIISGDSAAGEQLLKIMRPFVYRRYLDFSAFRALRKLKQSINHDVERRKKENNIKLGIGGIREVEFIGQAFQLIRGGREPELRERSILKILRLLEQKNYLPRHVVLTLTEAYVFLRRTENRLQMMEDKQTHTLPENKLSRERLAFSMGFSNWQTFMTALEQHLNQVHSHFEQVFDAPQTDHFTQFSDIWQSSAHSEQAIALLTQAGYDSNTAIEIAQTLTQLHHSSRYTSLAMMAKERLDRLMPLLLGAALTQSQSIKPLQRLIQFIEAMTRRSAYFSLLTENPMALSQLVQLNLACPWITEQLTRYPLLLDELLDPRVLYTPLDKTRMEIELAFQLEQIKEDDLERQMDVLRQFKKAHVLRVAATDIMGKLPLMNVSDYLTAIAENILQQALQLALKRLTKKHGMPQQHNASTDIDFAIIGYGKLGGIELGYGSDLDLVFLYDDPHSDSQTTGVKPISHAQFFTRLGQSIIHMLNTLTSSGMLYEVDMRLRPNGSSGLLVSSLDAFSTYQHSSAWTWEHQALIRARFIAGNNQGRLCDKFTAIRQKVLSEKEPLTTLKQEIKKMREQMRQTLTTKQQGKFDLKHAVGGIVDIEFLVQYGILANAHKHPELLRWTDHLSLLEALTKIFFFTEEEFKQLSNAYRSYRHAGHHQVLQGKKALVDSQKFKEESSQVKTIWQKLLDKSP